A genomic stretch from Cygnus atratus isolate AKBS03 ecotype Queensland, Australia chromosome 27, CAtr_DNAZoo_HiC_assembly, whole genome shotgun sequence includes:
- the TGFA gene encoding protransforming growth factor alpha isoform X2 gives MPAAALALGVLVAVCHALENTTSALSGPPVAAAVRSHFNECPDSHSQFCFHGTCRFLVQEDKPACHSGYVGTRCEHADLLAVVAANQKKQTITALVVVAVVASVVLIAVCVLIHCCRLRKRCGCCREPLCGQEKPAGLLKGSASCCHAETVV, from the exons ATGCCGGCGGCAGCGCTGGCCCTGG GCGTGCTGGTAGCTGTGTGCCATGCCCTGGAGAACACGACGTCGGCCCTGAGCG GTCCaccggtggcggcggcggtgcgGTCCCACTTCAACGAGTGCCCCGACTCCCACAGCCAGTTCTGCTTCCACGGGACCTGCCGCTTCCTCGTGCAGGAGGACAAGCCGGC GTGCCACTCGGGGTACGTGGGGACGCGCTGCGAGCACGCCGACCTCCTGGCCGTGGTGGCCGCCAACCAGAAGAAGCAGACGATCACCGCCCTGGTGGTGGTGGCCGTGGTGGCCTCGGTCGTGCTCATCGCCGTCTGCGTGCTCATACA CTGCTGCCGGCTGCGGAAACGCTGCGGGTGCTGCCGGGAACCCCTCTGCGGCCAGGAGAAGCCGGCCGGGCTCCTGAAGGGCAGCGCGTCCTGCTGCCACGCCGAGACGG TCGTCTGA
- the TGFA gene encoding protransforming growth factor alpha isoform X1, which translates to MPAAALALGVLVAVCHALENTTSALSGPPVAAAVRSHFNECPDSHSQFCFHGTCRFLVQEDKPACVCHSGYVGTRCEHADLLAVVAANQKKQTITALVVVAVVASVVLIAVCVLIHCCRLRKRCGCCREPLCGQEKPAGLLKGSASCCHAETVV; encoded by the exons ATGCCGGCGGCAGCGCTGGCCCTGG GCGTGCTGGTAGCTGTGTGCCATGCCCTGGAGAACACGACGTCGGCCCTGAGCG GTCCaccggtggcggcggcggtgcgGTCCCACTTCAACGAGTGCCCCGACTCCCACAGCCAGTTCTGCTTCCACGGGACCTGCCGCTTCCTCGTGCAGGAGGACAAGCCGGCGTGCGT GTGCCACTCGGGGTACGTGGGGACGCGCTGCGAGCACGCCGACCTCCTGGCCGTGGTGGCCGCCAACCAGAAGAAGCAGACGATCACCGCCCTGGTGGTGGTGGCCGTGGTGGCCTCGGTCGTGCTCATCGCCGTCTGCGTGCTCATACA CTGCTGCCGGCTGCGGAAACGCTGCGGGTGCTGCCGGGAACCCCTCTGCGGCCAGGAGAAGCCGGCCGGGCTCCTGAAGGGCAGCGCGTCCTGCTGCCACGCCGAGACGG TCGTCTGA
- the FAM136A gene encoding protein FAM136A gives MAEAAQSRVQAAVESAVQELERDSIRGMQGAMFRCSARCCENGTASMQQVQQCIERCHAPLAQAQAIVTGELERFQDRLSRCTLHCNDKAKDALEAGGAEARVRAQLDACVAACGDDHLRLIPAMAKKMKDSLAALRQ, from the exons ATGGCGGAGGCGGCTCAAAGCCGGGTGCAGGCGGCGGTGGAGAGCGcggtgcaggagctggagcgggACAGCATCCGCGGCATGCAG GGCGCCATGTTCCGGTGCAGCGCCCGGTGCTGCGAGAACGGCACGGCCTCCATGCAGCAGGTGCAGCAGTGCATCGAGCGGTGCCACGCGCCCCTGGCCCAGGCGCAGGCCATCGTCACCGGCGAGCTGGAGCGCTTCCAG GACCGCCTGAGCCGCTGCACGCTGCATTGCAACGACAAAGCCAAGGACGCGCTGGAGGCGGGCGGCGCGGAGGCGCGGGTGCGCGCCCAGCTCGACGCCTGCGTGGCCGCCTGCGGGGACGACCACCTGCGCCTCATCCCCGCCATGGCCAAGAAGATGAAGGACAGCCTGGCCGCCCTCCGGCAGTAG
- the SNRPG gene encoding small nuclear ribonucleoprotein G isoform X1, producing the protein MSKAHPPELKKFMDKKLSLKLNGGRHVQGILRGFDPFMNLVIDECVEMAQGGQQNNIGMVVIRGNSIIMLEALERV; encoded by the exons ATGAGCAAGGCGCATCCGCCCGAGCTGAAGAA GTTCATGGACAAGAAGCTCTCAC TGAAGCTGAACGGCGGCCGCCACGTGCAGGGCATTTTGCGGGGCTTCGATCCCTTCATGAACCTCGTCATCGACGAGTGCGTGGAGATGGcgcagggagggcagcagaaCAACATCGGCATGGTG GTAATACGAGGGAACAGCATCATCATGCTGGAAGCTTTGGAGCGAGTGTAG
- the SNRPG gene encoding small nuclear ribonucleoprotein G isoform X2, whose protein sequence is MDKKLSLKLNGGRHVQGILRGFDPFMNLVIDECVEMAQGGQQNNIGMVVIRGNSIIMLEALERV, encoded by the exons ATGGACAAGAAGCTCTCAC TGAAGCTGAACGGCGGCCGCCACGTGCAGGGCATTTTGCGGGGCTTCGATCCCTTCATGAACCTCGTCATCGACGAGTGCGTGGAGATGGcgcagggagggcagcagaaCAACATCGGCATGGTG GTAATACGAGGGAACAGCATCATCATGCTGGAAGCTTTGGAGCGAGTGTAG
- the PCYOX1 gene encoding prenylcysteine oxidase 1, producing MAAASLLLLLAALSPAALGRGEQRGAPGRIAVVGGGIGGTAAAYFLRQKFGRGVRIEVLEREAVGGRLATLEVEGEGYEAGGSVLHPLNLHMKHFVKELGLPAAPVSDSLVGIYNGEEFVFEESSWYIVNVLKLLWRYGLNPLRMYMWVEGILDKFMRIYRYQTHDYTFSSNERLLHALGGNDFTGMLNQTIDEVMQKASFSHKFINEMVCPTMRDNYGQGVNVNGFVGAVSLAGAESGLWSVKGGNKLVCTGLIYASKAEVISGTVLSIEPKTRPRSTGDPVNLYQVTYNTTAGVTGDTYDIVVIAAPLNRKIANITFKNFDPPVPELSSPYHQTIVTFVHGRLNTSFFGYRDPSAFRFGAIFTTENPKLFINSVGVVSPVEKKGEGGKLPPQAAVWKVFSREVLTKEQLDLLFSSYDSVKVKKWLAYPRYSPLEKCPPIILHDKLYYLNGIEWAASAMEMSAIAAKNAALLAYHRWYGNADMIDQEDLYEKLKTEL from the exons ATGGCGGCcgccagcctcctgctgctcctcgccGCCCTCTCCCCGGCCGCCCTGGGCCGAGGGGAGCAGCGGGGTGCCCCCGGGAGGATCG CCGTGGTCGGCGGCGGCATCGGGGGCACGGCGGCCGCTTATTTCCTGCGGCAGAAGTTCGGGAGGGGCGTCCGGATCGAGGTGCTGGAGAGGGAGGCGGTGGGAGGCCGCCTGGCCACGCTGGAGGTGGAGGGAGAGGGCTACGAGGCGGGGGGCTCGGTCCTGCACCCCCTCAACCTGCACATGAAGCACTTCGTCAAGGAGCTGG GCCTCCCGGCTGCCCCCGTGTCCGACAGCCTCGTAGGCATTTACAACGGAGAGGAGTTCGTCTTCGAGGAGAGCAGCTGGTACATCGTCAACGTCCTCAAGCTCCTCTGGCGCTACGGCCTCAACCCCCTGCGAATGTACATGTGGGTGGAGGGCATCCTGGACAAGTTCATGCG GATCTATCGCTACCAGACGCACGACTACACCTTCAGCAGCAACGAGCGGCTCCTTCACGCCCTCGGAGGGAACGACTTCACCGGGATGCTGAACCAAACCATCGATGAAGTCATGCAGAAAGCCAGCTTCTCCCACAAGTTCATAAACGAGATGGTTTGCCCGACCATGAGAGACAATTATGGGCAAGGTGTCAACGTAAACGGGTTTGTAG GTGCTGTGTCTCTGGCAGGGGCAGAATCAGGCCTTTGGTCGGTAAAAGGGGGAAACAAACTCGTCTGCACTGGCCTCATCTATGCCTCGAAAGCTGAAGTTATCTCCGGTACGGTTTTGTCTATAGAGCCCAAAACCAGACCCAGATCCACAG gGGACCCCGTTAACCTCTACCAGGTCACCTACAACACGACGGCGGGGGTGACGGGGGACACGTACGACATCGTCGTCATCGCTGCCCCGCTGAACCGCAAGATCGCCAACATCACCTTCAAGAACTTCGACCCTCCCGTCCCCGAGCTCTCCAGTCCTTACCACCAGACCATTGTGACCTTCGTGCACGGGCGCTTAAACACCTCCTTCTTCGGTTACCGGGACCCTTCCGCCTTTCGTTTCGGTGCCATCTTCACGACGGAGAATCCCAAACTCTTCATCAACAGCGTGGGGGTTGTGtctcctgtggaaaaaaagggcGAGGGAGGAAAGCTGCCCCCGCAGGCGGCCGTCTGGAAGGTGTTTTCGAGGGAAGTGCTCACCAAAGAGCAGCTCGACTTGCTTTTCTCCTCCTACGACTCCGTCAAGGTGAAGAAGTGGCTGGCGTACCCTCGCTACAGCCCCCTGGAGAAGTGCCCCCCGATCATCCTCCACGACAAGCTGTACTACCTCAACGGCATCGAGTGGGCTGCCAGCGCCATGGAGATGAGCGCGATCGCGGCCAAGAACGCGGCGCTGCTTGCCTACCACCGCTGGTACGGGAACGCGGACATGATCGACCAGGAAGACCTGTACGAGAAGCTGAAGACGGAGCTTTGA